Genomic segment of Actinomycetes bacterium:
CCCTCAGGTGGGCGGTGGAGCCGTCGGAGGTCGAGGTCAGTCCGACGGCGGCGACGCCGGCGTCGGCCACGGAGGACGTGCCCGCCAGCGAGGAGGAGCCGTCGGACAGCGCCGAGAGGCCCGCGACGTTGACGTACACCGCCGCCGACGCCGTCCCCAGGTCCGGCAGCGCCTGCTTGACCAGGGCCTCCGAGCCGAGGTCGCCGCTCGTCGCCTCCTTGGCCCACGCCGGCGACGTCCCCCAGGCGAGGCCGTCCGACGTCACGGTCGGCGCCGGCGCCCCGAAGCGGGCCAGCAGACGGCCGAGCCGGGTCGCGAGCGCGCGAGCCTTGGCCGGGTCGGTCACCGAGACGTAGCCGAACACCGGTGTCTTGGCGTCGGTCGGCACGACGACGGCGCCCACGGCGTCGCTGCCGAGCAGCGTGGTGAGGTCGCCGGGCAGGTCGAGGCCGAACTGCCTCTTGTACGTCTGCGTCAGCTGCGAGGCGTCCACCCCGGAGGAGGACATCGACGCGAGGACCTGCTTCCACTCCTGGGCCACCCGCTGGCCGCCGCCGGTCAGCTCGAGCGCGGCGACGGTGCCCCCCGGCAGCTTGGGCAGCAGCGCGACCCGCGCGGCAGCACCACTCGTGACGCCGGTCTCATTCGCGACCAGCTCGAGCGCGTCCGGCTCGACGCGGACCGCGAAGGTCGCACGCCCGTGGACGGCGTCGCCCACCGACGCGCGCGTAGCTGCCGGCAGCAGCGTCGCCGCCCGCGACAGGTCGTACCAGCCGGTCATGATGCGCTCGCCCAGCCCGCTGGTGTCCAGCGAGTAGTCGGAGCTGTCGGCGAGGTCGGCCTTCGCCGCGGAGTCGGCCAGGCGCGTCGCGGTGTCGGTGTCCTGGGAGATCACGACGTAGCCGTCGCGGATCACCCAGCCGTCACCGCTGGCCGAGAAGAGCTTCGGCGCGGCGGCCTTGAACTTGGCGACGTCCTTGACCTGCAGCACGACCTCGGTCGTCGGGCTGTCGCCGCCCGCGACCGGCGGCAGGACCGCCGCGGCGGCGCGGTCGCCGAGCCACGGGTCGACGTCGGTCGCGTAGTCGATCCCGTTGGCCTTGGCGAAGATCGTCTGTAGCAGCGCGTCCCGGTAGTTGTCCGCGCCGACGTGCACGGTGTCCTTGGGCAGCCGGTGCAGCAGCCGCATCGCGTTGAGCTTCTGGCCGGCCGGTGGGTTGAGATCCAGCTCGACGATCCCGACCGCGTTCGCCGGGACGAGGGTGTCCGGCTGGGTGCCGCCGCCCGAGAGGGCGCCGTACGCGGCGTAGCCGCCGGCTGCGAGCACCACGACGGCGAGCGCGGCGCCGCCGACCGCGACGCGGCGGCCCCAGCGCGGGCCGGGCGCCGGCGGCTCGGATGCGAGCACGTCGGGCGCAGTGACGTACGGCGTCTCGTCGCTCATCAGATTCCCCCCACGGGCGGCGCGGGCCGGACGGCCCCCCTTGGCGTTATCGGCCGCGCCGAGAGCGTACGTGAGCCCTCAGCCCACCGAGCTTGGCCCCAGCAGCGCCTTGAGGTCGCCGAACAGCGCTGGGGACGGGGCGACCCGCAGCCCCTGGTCCAGCGCCAGCACGGTTGTCCGCGAGCCGTTGACCAGCTGCAGGTGCACCTCGGTGACGCCGGGGTGGGCGGCCAGCACGTCCTTGAGCTTGTCGACCACGGGCGGGATGCAGCGGGTCGCCGGCAGCGTGATCACGACCGGCCCGCGCTCCCCCACGGACAGGTCGGGCAGCGACATCTCCATGGCGATCAGGCGGGGTACGTCCTCCCGCTTGTCCACCCGCCCCTTGACGACGACCACGACGTCCTCGGCGAGCTGGGTCGCGTAGGCCTGGTACGTCTGAGCGAAGAAACGCACCTCGACCATGCCCGCGAGGTCCTCGACGCTGG
This window contains:
- a CDS encoding DUF3352 domain-containing protein, which produces MSDETPYVTAPDVLASEPPAPGPRWGRRVAVGGAALAVVVLAAGGYAAYGALSGGGTQPDTLVPANAVGIVELDLNPPAGQKLNAMRLLHRLPKDTVHVGADNYRDALLQTIFAKANGIDYATDVDPWLGDRAAAAVLPPVAGGDSPTTEVVLQVKDVAKFKAAAPKLFSASGDGWVIRDGYVVISQDTDTATRLADSAAKADLADSSDYSLDTSGLGERIMTGWYDLSRAATLLPAATRASVGDAVHGRATFAVRVEPDALELVANETGVTSGAAARVALLPKLPGGTVAALELTGGGQRVAQEWKQVLASMSSSGVDASQLTQTYKRQFGLDLPGDLTTLLGSDAVGAVVVPTDAKTPVFGYVSVTDPAKARALATRLGRLLARFGAPAPTVTSDGLAWGTSPAWAKEATSGDLGSEALVKQALPDLGTASAAVYVNVAGLSALSDGSSSLAGTSSVADAGVAAVGLTSTSDGSTAHLRVRVIFK